In Gigantopelta aegis isolate Gae_Host chromosome 2, Gae_host_genome, whole genome shotgun sequence, the sequence TTATGAGAAGATGGCCGCAGAGAATATGTCGGATATGCGACGGCTATGTCCGACGTAAGACTTCAGCGATTGTGttcacataaatatatttattttatctgcATCAGTCTGCGTCAGTCTGCATCGATATGCGTCAGTTTGCATCGATATGCGTCAGTTTGCGTTGATATGCGTCAATTTGTATTGATATGCGTCAGTCTGTGTCAATGTGCTTCAGTCTATGTCGATATGCGTCAGTCTGCATCAGTCTGAGTAGATATGCGTCAGTCTGTGTCAATATGCGTCAGTCTGTGTCATTATGCGTCAGTCTGCATCGATATGTGTCAGTCTGCATCAGTCTGTGTCGATATGCGTCAGTCAGTCTGTGTCGATATGCGTCAGTCTGTGTCAATATGCATCAGTCTGTGTCAATATGCGTCGGTCTGCATCTAAATGCATCAGTCTGCATCGACATGCGTCCGTTTGCGTTAATATGCGTCAGTTTGTCTTGATATGCGTCAGTCTGTGTCAATATGCGTCAATCTGTGTCGATATGCGTCCGTTTGCATCAGTCTGCGTTGACCTGCGTCAGTCTGCGTCATTTTGCGCCGATCTGCgtcagtctgcgtcgatctgcCTCAGTCGTCGacctgttacacattttattttacgtttATAACAAAAATCTACCTTTTTCACCCCAATTCCCTACACAAATTACCATAATGATTACGCACATTTTATGCACAATACCACCTTTTACATTATACAACTGGCCAGATTAAGCAATAAAAAATAACGATAAGACTTTCTGTTCGAAATCTCACATCCCTCCACCCCAAGATTCTTCCCTAAAGTTAAGTAATGCAACACTACATGTCAAATACGAGATATATTAATAAGAGTGCTTGTTGAGTATGGTGTATGTTTCTGGGAAAGTTCATATCTGATGTTAAGTAATCTAACACTACATGTCAAATACGAGATATATTAATAAGAGTGCTTGTTGAGTATGGTGTATGTTTCTGGGAAAGTTCATATCTGATGTTAAGGTGTAATTTCCTGTAAAGCAAACTCGATAACCTCGATCTCTCGATCCTAATTATTTGGTCCCGCCATAAAGATTCAATAGAGATTGCACCTCCAAAACTCGACGCATatggattgatcaaactgtcgttGCCGATAGTATTTTCAAGACGAATGAATTGTCAGTCATGTCATTCAGGCGAAACGCGCCTGTCTCGGATGGTCTTGGCTGTCGAGGATGAAGGTGacaattacagaataatagatcgccgagtaaatgaataaatgaatgaatgaatgaatgtttaacgaagaTCGCCGACTAAGCGTAACGAAATGAACCTGTGTTTGGTTAGCCTCAGTGTGTAATACATAATTACAGACATACTCTGGTTAACTTCAAGGAGCATTTGTGATAATTGTTAGCGCTGTTTCTTTTTGCTTTCAAAGGCATGAATCGTGTCAAACTTTAGCTTTGCTATTTATGTGTtagttaatgtttatcaattaccagtcatttaattatgttaaaaactGATAGATCACAGATCCAGCAATTTTGGGAAGGACTCGGTAACAGGGGGGATAGCCAGATCGGTTTTAAATAGTTCTGCATTCTTGTCATCCAAGCACTCTCGCCTAGTGCCCAGAAatggggtggtgggtggggtggggtgggggtggagggtaGCCAGATTGGAGAAAGAAAGTAGAGGTGTGAagcgtaaataattttgtgaaacACAAATGCACTTAGTGTTAttcggcattcagtgttttattactTAGTTACGTTCCGCCATGTTTAAAATCTGTAAAATACATCAACGTTCAATATATCATTTACCTTCTTttatttacacatgtatgtaaatgccttcttttttctgttttttctttctgtcaatacatgtagcctatatgcccaagcatatatttcaaattcagcTGGgttaacttttttgttttgttattaacttACTTTTATAGTATATGCAAAATGAATATACTACAGGCGTGGAAGATGCCAACAactgggtggggtggggtgcgcTGGGGTGACGTGGGGGTATGgtgacagttatatattaattcgcctttcaactgggAATGCATAGTTTTTAGAGTTTTTAGGTAGGCAATGAAGCGCTCGCTTCTTAGAATATTAAGCGAAATCATCCAGCTGCAATGgagtttcaaatttgaactcttatatattactttcgaaaactcgaactccctgaaactcaaactatttcctcgtcctcttcaagatcgagttatcgaagtttgatgTATACATCAATATCCAGATGACACAACCTTCGTTTTAACTGGATCCCACAGATCTCTTGAGACTTTTTTCAAATATCTCAGACTCAAATGCTAATGTGTCTGTATTGAAAACCAGTTATCCCAAATCTAAGATCATTTGGGTAGGTagtaaaaaacattaacatagTCATTTTTCTATGATGAAAATTTACTTTCTTGCAAATTCAAAAgctttattttaacatattgatTTCCTTTTTTCCATGATGAAAATGTACTTTCTTACCTATTCTAAAgctttattttaacatattgagattttctttttgttcatgATGAAAATGTACTTTCTTACTTATTCTAGAgcttcatttcaacatattgaGATATCCTTTTTAAATATCGCATATGAAACCCTATGGACTATGATAcagtatgcccccccccccccctcaaattcAACCAACCCCCACTCCCGGCCTGCCTGTTTGCTTGTCtatctctctcactctttctttctttcggtgTGTCTTTAGTGTCTCTTCCTcccatccatctctctctctctctctctctctctctctctctctctctctctctctctctctctctctctctctcttccctctctctgtctctgtttgtctctgtctgtctggctgtctctctcactctttctttctttcggtgTGTCTTTAGTGTCTCGTCCTCCCATCCATCCCCCATcccccccttctctctcccatatctctctctctctctctctctctctctctctctctctctctctctcacacacacacacacacacacattgactgGTAACTTGAATGTGTGTGAACTCCTAGTTCCTGTGAATCTCACATCTTCCACCCATTGTGTACCCGTCCCGACATTTCCGGCCCCGTTTATCGTCTAGTAATCATAACTGCACATATCAAATAGAGGAAATGTATGTCATTGTGGCCTAAAGAATGTCGCCTCGCCATAAGCAGTTAAGTAGGCAAGTCCGCTAACCAGAAATATACCGAGAGCCATTACAAACTCACCAGTGATACTTTACAGAAACTTGTATAACACAAGTCTAGTCCACTTTCCAGTATTATACTAACATTCTGCACTAAATCTGaccgacaaaaccgtattcccatTTCAAAATCCTATCTGTACATAAGACAGAGTCGAAAGGAagttaggcaaagtcgtgattgcttccatgattcattatcagttgtgtgtgtgtggggggggggggggtagctcagtgcgttgagcgctcgcttgaggtgcttgcgtcgcaggattgaaccacctcagtggatccgttcaactgattggagttttctcgtttcaaccagtgcaccacaactggtcaaaggccgtggtatgtgctttcttgtccgTGGtagtaaagtgcatataaaagatccctggctgcattaagaaaatgtagcgggtttcttctattGACtaccaaattacaaaatgttttacatccaatagccgatgattaatatatcaatgtgctctagtggtgtcgttaaacaaaacaaactttaccattaTTAGTTGAtcgtccttaggaggaccgTCGCTCCCCTAGGATATCAGTAAAAGTGGTCGAACTGTTGAGGGCACAgattttaattatgttaatgcatattttaattagtcttaaaacattgtttatttgcGATTGCATAGGACTGTACCTTGCGACAGAGGAAGCTGTCCtagagaaaagaagaagaaaaacattccCTTTGTAGTTTATAAGTTCTTCTTTGTTTAGCTGGAGAAGAACGTAGATTAATGTGacctaattaattttttaagccCTCTAGTTATTTTGGGCTAGGTCCGGTCTGTGTTTTTCTGACGTCATACTACTAATCCAGTGTCCAGTAGAGCCTacttacaaaattattaatgacAAATTATCTAAATACAAACGATAAAACGTCCACGTTACACGTATGTCACACTAATATGATTTCCACAGTGAATACCAATGTTCAGCTGTTATATTGTATCTCAATGTCGTATTGTTTGGagtagtccgaagggacgtagaaagtgtggttctttctacgtccggatattgttacataccctatatatagctggcaTTCAAATCTTGTGACaacatgtttcaaccgtttctcaaccgaaatagtgccacaaatagacacacaaacaaaaagtgTATAACgtaccgtactcactaaattccgattgaagtacttgcatcattattaacaaaataaatcttccaaccaCAACATAAAAAATTTCACCACTATTTTTAATTTGCTAAACAGAGGGAAACATCTCTTCACTATGTTTGGAGATACATATCCTTACTGTGTAGCGTAAGAAAACAGTATAGCGAACGTTAGCGACTGAACGTACCCCAGGCCCAAGTTCTGGTAACTAATTTTCGCAAACGTTTTCAATCTTTTTTGACTGAATTCCGGAGTATTTATTCGGTTTTAACTTGTAGGGTAAAAACATGACTTGCAAACGTAAGCGagaaacggctggctgaacttaccCCTAATCTCCgatgtggtcatttggtttaacgtgaagcgcataaaccagctTAGCGAACGTTTTTCAGCTcgatctggctgaactcagaccagttttttaattattagctATCCGTTTACaccataaatgtacatatatagaaTTGTAACGAAAATTGCGTGACAAGAATAATTCGTAATATGATCTTTCAAATTCAGCGTTTTGACAATTTTCCAATAAACCACGAACAACGTTTTATTGTAAGCCACGAACAACTGGGAAACACGATACCAGACAATACCAATAGCACCGTACTGTTTATTGGTCTCAGGTACCTAATAATCCACAATTTGTATCAGTTGATTATTGATCtgaaattataaatatgtacattttaatatttatggatACATTTGTAATACCAAAATATTTCACCGAAAAGTATCAAATGCGgtagttaatattttttaaaataaataatacaataattaaaaaaaacacccaaaaaacccaacaacaacaacaacaaaaaaaccgtTACCTTTCAAAGACGTATTTTCCGCGATCAGTTAGATGAGACAACAGGCTCGAATCCAGTCAgtatacattttgtgttttcattattCTGCGATCTACTGAGACAATGTTACATGAACATCTACAAATGTCCAAAATATGAGACAAGTTATTTTCAGAACTGCTGACATGCATGTGGTGAAACCTGGATCTACCATTATGATTCTGAGAGAAAACAGGAATCTGCAGGGTGGAAACACCTgaaatcacacaaaaaaacacaccaaaacaaaaacaaaacaaagaacgtTAAAGAAAATACCATgattaatatacacatacaatttAAACGGTTgtaattgtggggtttttttttataggcgAGTTAGTGATTGCATTTATATAGAGAACCGTGTAAATTTAAGTTACTAATTTACACAAGcccacatacgcacgcacgcacagagagagagagagagagagagagagagagagagagagagagagagagagagagagagagagagagagagagagagagagagagagagagagagagagagagagagagagagagagagagaggagagagagagagagagagagagagagagagagagagagagagagagagagagagagagagagagagagacagacagacagacagacagacagagagagagagagagagagagagacagtaaaaaagttatttttgttttatttaacgacgccactagggcccatgcttataaaacttaaagtctagactttaataaagtccagactttaacgtagtgctatttgaatggcgttgccatgacgttaaagtctggactttattaaagtttagactttaaggtttataagcgcGGGGccagatcacattgattttttatcttatcttcggctattggacgtcaaacatatggtcattctgacactttttttttagaggaaacccgctatcgccacataggttactcttttacgacaggcagcaagggatgccaccgaggccggtagagagagacagagataaagagagacagagagagagaaggatattttaaaatcttactTCGTGCTACTGTACTATTTATGtggttataattattttgtatttttaaagctgATGTGCTTCTAATGTTACCCAGTATCCATGTAATAACCACGATGTGAACGGGAAGTAGCTCGTTATATAACGTCTCCAATATCGACAGTCCTCTAGAcctatatattatttcaactTCGGAAAATAACCAACGTCAGTTAACTGTGGTGTGATCACCCCTGGCATTTCCTTGATTGGAGTATATCAATAAAGTTACAAGACCGAGGAGTCGAAGaaactcttaaagggacattcctgactttgctgcaatgtttaagatgttatcgactaacaaagtctttttaacgattgtaattacatatcaaacatatttttctgcataaaatattagtggctgtaaattaaacgtgtttctgatagtacTAATATTTGCAGGCCctactaggttaaatgtcattttatttccaaaaatataattttgaagacaaaatccagtttgggcttcttacagatattaagacgaccagaaacgcattgaatatacagacattggtattctaaaccagaaaatatatttaatatgtaagttattATTCTTATGATTCTTAAGAAGACCTCAGGGAATAATAGTCTAGAAGTCATTGCACTACTTTCTgtaaataaatagaggatactcccagagtgtcttgtgatatcataatttattagcacgaattgataaaagtatgaaatcccaGGCTTGcagaggatttttatacttttatcaacaagtgctgataaattatgatatcataaGACACGAGggaggtattctttttatcatccattatcattcttttcatttgcgacagttgtaaataatgttagtaatgtgggttgaatgacagcggtagactcgttaactagcagaacggcaatggcgtgacgtcactaatggtaggtttagcgctgaaacaaacacagtgacgtaactgTGGTGTTTGTGACCACGAAATAATGGAAGgaaaggtctcactacacagatgtcatctgccattgaaacccatgttaaactgcccaacttcaatcgaagattgcccatagaacgggttctcattggcactaacaacatacaccattgtgaacatacattatataagcatttattttcactccaaaattgagaagaTTACCGTCTCCGTTTTTTGCTATAAGACCgtatctggctgtagtactggtccgaacaggtggttcattaaccgattcactccggctgtcacttgcgctatatacccatgtcccaaaaggtcgatgcacaatattacaaaataacatgggcaaaatacagctagaaggcttaccattaaacatacatattgttttaattcttcaccatttcctagaagtgaatatgtgaaccataacatgtgtcacaattgggaactatagtggaccgtgatcaatgaactctcacccggaagtgatctgtgtagtgagaccaaaaTATGGCGCTGACTCCATCTTTATTCAAGTGCGCATGCGTAACATACATGTGTTTTATCAATGGATCAGTCATTGCAATAATGGTATGGAGCAGTCATTGTTCCAAGGTGACACAGAACGTCAACACACTACAACTCTTCCCTGCTAAATCTGGACTTGTCTGGAGATTTAACATTATGAAACCCTTATCAGTCTTTACTGAAACAAACTGTTAACATCAAATCTTTTGATATTATGAAATTAACTCAACTGAACTAACTAAACTGGAGTGAGGTCTCTCGAGCTGTGACCAACACTCTTAGTGGTTTTGAGGGATTATTATGCCCCGTCAAACCACCAAACTACAGATAACCCGAATCACAAATCCAGACGTTGTGGAGTGCGACGAACACGCTGGGAACGACGAACCATAGGTTCTGGTGTCCGATTCTGATTGCGATCCGGAGGAGCAGGAGTTTTAGCCGTTTTGCTGGACTGCTAGCCTTGGTTTTCATCTCATCATCTACTGGTGATGTCGAGACAGGTATGGTGAAGTTGTCTGGAATGGACTCCATTGCTGGTGGCATCCGAGAGTCTCTAATTTGATCAACATGACGTTTGCAAGTGGTATTTCCAGATACTTCCACCTGGTACGATAGTGGACCATTCCTAGGGCTGATTACTCCTGGTACACACTTTTGGTCTTTTCTGTTTTCTCGAACAGCCACGGTTTGTCCAACCTGAAGTTGTCGAGCGACACTATGACCGGAACGTTGCTTAGCTTGTTGATTTTCAACAGTTCGCCTCATGTTAGGTTTTACAAGATCAAGACGAGTTCTCAAGTTTCTTCTCATCAGTAACAACTATGTCATCTAGGAGAACCTCAGTACCGGAAATACCTTGCAGTACTTGCTCTATTGTACGCTGCCAGATAGCGGGTGCGGTTTTGATACCGAACGGTAGTCTGTTATACCGATACAGTCCTTTGTGTGTGTTCACAGTGAGATATTTCTTTGAATCTTCCTCAACTTCCATTTGAAGATACGCCCGAGTCAGATCGATCTTGGTGAAATATTGTCCACCAGCCAATTTTGCGAAATTATCCTCTATCTTGGGGAGagggtatgtgatgtcctggaGCACAGGATTCACAATAACTTTAAAGTCACCACATATACGAACACGACCATCGGTTTTAACTACAGGAACAATTGGGGCGGCCCATTCAGTGAACTCAACTTTGGAAAGTACTCCAGACTGTTCAAGTCTCTCTAATTCAGATTCAACTTTTGGCTTCAAGGCATATGGTACATTTCTTGCCTTGAAAATTTTTGGTGTGCTGTCATCAGGGACAATCAACTTCGCTTTCAGATCCTTGAGTGTGCCCAATCCCTCTTGGAATACTGAATTATACTTGTTCAGCAATGCTTTTAGTTTTGGATTTGAACGGTCAATAATTGGAATATCAACAGAATCATGGAGACGGTGTATTTCTGTCCAATCAAGCTCTATTTTCCGAAGCCATTCACGACTAAACAGGATCTCTTTCCCTTCTGGAACGATGTACTAATCAAGATTCTGGGACTGCGATTTGTATTTAACCTGTACATTTATTACACCAACTGGTGACAATTTCTGACCAATGTATGTTTTCATCTGTACACGAGTATcctttattttaatgtgactGAACAGTTCCTTATAGTCCTCACATGGAAGAACAGAATAGGCAGAACCAGTGTCGAGTTCCATTTTCAGTGGTTTTCCTTCTACTTCGGGTTGTACCCAAATCAACTCGGTAGTTTCCCTAGTGTGTGTATGCTACCAATGATAACATCATGGTTATCGTTCTTATCTTTTTCAATACTATGGATCCCTTTAGATTCCTTTGGGCGGTTTTGTTGTGCACGTGGCTTACTTCCCCTGTTTACTTTTGTAGAACGACAGACAGGGCTAATATGTCCTACTGTGTTGCACTTGTGACAGACGGCATCTTTAAATTTACATTCAGCTGGAGAATGCGGACCTTTTCCACAGCGATAACATATCGCAGGTGGATGTTTCTTAACAAACTTTTTAGCCTGCAGTCGACCAACAGTACCATCAGAAGTTGTGGTGGACTTCCCTTGTAACTCAAGTGTATCGCGAGATGCAGCCTCAACTGACTTAGCAGCTTCGACTGCTATGTCGAATGTAAGATTTCTGtcttttaaaagtttttgtaaCACAC encodes:
- the LOC121388400 gene encoding uncharacterized protein K02A2.6-like, encoding MVLLVDCRLKSLLRNIHLRYVIAVEKVRILQLNVNLKMPSVTKGKEILFSREWLRKIELDWTEIHRLHDSVDIPIIDRSNPKLKALLNKYNSVFQEGLGTLKDLKAKLIVPDDSTPKIFKARNVPYALKPKVESELERLEQSGVLSKVEFTEWAAPIVPVVKTDGRVRICGDFKVIVNPVLQDITYPLPKIEDNFAKLAGGQYFTKIDLTRAYLQMEVEEDSKKYLTVNTHKGLYRYNRLPFGIKTAPAIWQRTIEQVLQGISGTEVLLDDIVVTDEKKLENSS